A single genomic interval of Balaenoptera musculus isolate JJ_BM4_2016_0621 chromosome 14, mBalMus1.pri.v3, whole genome shotgun sequence harbors:
- the C14H22orf24 gene encoding LOW QUALITY PROTEIN: uncharacterized protein C22orf24 homolog (The sequence of the model RefSeq protein was modified relative to this genomic sequence to represent the inferred CDS: deleted 1 base in 1 codon; substituted 1 base at 1 genomic stop codon) — MTIVRPNSGSFFGFSIVLASSGRIPWPQAGSGTCSGAQCWVCPSAEPHDAGTLSRSXLYPQSLELCSAYSRCSINICRMTEGIVPASGCQWAPREQGRWKENSWTPATPSISGIFPESDSRPPGTPFEAAEFRALLHFGKAATALIKQPGN; from the exons atgacaattGTGAG ACCTAACTCGGGCTCCTTCTTTGGGTTCAGCATAGTCCTAGCTTCCTCTGGAAGGATCCCTTGGCCACAAGCTGGGTCGGGCACCTGCTCTGGCGCACAGTGCTGGGTCTGCCCCTCTGC GGAACCCCATGATGCAGGGACCTTATCACGCTCATGActgtatccccagagcctagaactGTGCTcagcatacagcaggtgctcgataaatatttgcCGAATGACTGAAGGCATTGTGCCAGCATCGGGATGCCAG TGGGCCCCGAGGGAGCAGGGGAGATGGAAGGAAAACTCCTGGACTCCTGCCACGCCTTCCATTAGCGGCATCTTCCCCGAGTCCGACAGCCGGCCCCCTGGGACGCCGTTTGAGGCAGCTGAATTCCGGGCACTGCTTCACTTTGGAAAGGCAGCCACAGCCCTCATCAAGCAGCCCGGTAATTGA